The following are from one region of the Sandaracinus amylolyticus genome:
- a CDS encoding tRNA-uridine aminocarboxypropyltransferase has translation MSEERCDKCGKPPAICVCDRVVSLPTKVRVLVLRHPQEDDAILGTAPLLAASLPSCEVRTGLSWASLAHALDREDADPTRWAVVYPTKLDASVSPEARERPVLVLDRKGRERAEDAPPLEGIVVLDGTWSQAKALWWRNPWLLKLARVVLRPREPSIYGRARKEPRREYVSTLEAVADVLPALGEPESTRDQLRRLMRTMVQRHRDQQPR, from the coding sequence GTGTCCGAAGAGCGTTGCGACAAGTGCGGCAAGCCGCCCGCGATCTGCGTCTGCGATCGCGTGGTCTCCCTCCCGACCAAGGTGCGCGTGCTGGTGCTCCGGCATCCGCAGGAGGACGACGCGATCCTCGGCACCGCGCCCTTGCTCGCTGCCTCGCTTCCCTCGTGCGAGGTGCGCACCGGGCTCTCGTGGGCCTCGCTCGCGCACGCGCTCGATCGCGAGGACGCCGACCCGACGCGATGGGCCGTCGTGTACCCCACCAAGCTCGATGCCAGCGTCTCCCCGGAGGCGCGCGAGCGACCGGTGCTGGTGCTCGATCGCAAGGGGCGCGAGCGCGCGGAGGACGCGCCGCCGCTCGAGGGCATCGTCGTGCTCGACGGCACGTGGAGCCAAGCGAAGGCGCTGTGGTGGCGCAACCCGTGGCTGCTCAAGCTCGCGCGCGTGGTCCTACGTCCGCGCGAGCCCTCGATCTACGGGCGCGCCCGCAAGGAGCCGCGCCGCGAGTACGTCTCGACGCTCGAGGCGGTCGCCGACGTGCTGCCCGCGCTGGGCGAGCCCGAGTCGACGCGCGATCAGCTGCGCCGCCTGATGCGCACGATGGTGCAGCGCCATCGGGATCAGCAGCCGCGCTGA
- a CDS encoding DUF4351 domain-containing protein, with the protein MLQYLRQVEKIEDREALLGAARAHGGIELEEVVMDAFDKVKAEGKAEGKAEGKAELVLRQLRLRFRELAPSVIDRVRHATSDELDVMADRILTATSAEDVVG; encoded by the coding sequence GTGCTGCAGTACCTTCGTCAGGTCGAGAAGATCGAGGACCGAGAGGCTCTGCTCGGAGCCGCCCGCGCGCACGGCGGGATCGAGCTCGAGGAGGTCGTCATGGACGCGTTCGACAAGGTGAAGGCGGAGGGAAAGGCCGAGGGGAAGGCGGAAGGAAAGGCCGAGCTCGTGCTGCGGCAGCTCCGCCTGCGCTTCCGCGAGCTCGCGCCTTCGGTGATCGATCGCGTGCGTCACGCGACGTCCGACGAGCTCGACGTGATGGCGGATCGCATCCTCACCGCGACGTCGGCAGAGGACGTGGTCGGCTGA
- a CDS encoding OmpA family protein gives MSRRALVTAVLALASIASRAHADDVTPTLQLEGAAQVMLTDSYRDRFDWGGLGFARAGVELIGPLALQLGVGTAWFPVPDQDPGNLYAFELGARGFFVIDRVFGGPFVDANVGVGITGDLVRLVFDVGAGWELLPVPWLGIGPVVRYQQIVQPDGEARPDDAHLLSFGLSLTARIDVGGGGERVEEPAPAPVDTDGDGLRDESDRCPDLAEDGDGIDDTDGCPEDDVDHDGLGDASDACPAAAEVRNGFQDDDGCPDEAPPPEPVSAPPAAERGRAHGEPLSQEVLFRVGSDRVSGRYSSELAEVCTLLRDQPSVRVRVIGHADEQGTAAANARLGAARAGAVAEQLVLCGVAPERIEAVSYGDTQPLCREDESIDCHARNRRVTFELLRED, from the coding sequence ATGAGCAGGCGCGCTCTCGTCACGGCGGTGCTCGCGCTCGCGTCGATCGCGTCGCGCGCCCATGCCGACGACGTCACGCCGACGCTGCAGCTCGAGGGCGCGGCGCAGGTGATGCTCACCGACTCGTACCGCGACCGCTTCGACTGGGGCGGGCTCGGCTTCGCGCGCGCCGGCGTCGAGCTGATCGGCCCGCTCGCGCTGCAGCTCGGCGTGGGCACCGCGTGGTTCCCGGTGCCGGATCAGGATCCCGGCAACCTCTACGCGTTCGAGCTCGGCGCGCGCGGCTTCTTCGTGATCGATCGCGTCTTCGGCGGTCCCTTCGTCGACGCGAACGTCGGCGTCGGCATCACCGGCGACCTGGTGCGGCTGGTGTTCGACGTGGGCGCCGGCTGGGAGCTGCTCCCGGTCCCGTGGCTCGGGATCGGGCCGGTGGTGCGCTACCAGCAGATCGTGCAGCCCGACGGCGAGGCGCGACCCGACGACGCGCACCTGCTCTCGTTCGGGCTGAGCCTCACCGCGCGCATCGACGTCGGCGGTGGCGGAGAGCGCGTGGAGGAGCCGGCCCCCGCGCCGGTCGACACCGACGGCGACGGCCTGCGCGACGAGTCCGATCGCTGCCCCGATCTCGCGGAGGACGGGGACGGCATCGACGACACCGACGGCTGCCCCGAGGACGACGTCGATCACGACGGGCTCGGCGACGCGAGCGACGCGTGCCCCGCGGCCGCGGAAGTGCGCAACGGGTTCCAGGACGACGACGGCTGCCCCGACGAGGCGCCGCCGCCCGAGCCGGTGAGCGCACCGCCCGCTGCGGAACGCGGGCGCGCGCACGGCGAGCCGCTCTCGCAGGAGGTCCTCTTCCGCGTCGGCTCCGATCGCGTCTCGGGTCGCTACTCGAGCGAGCTCGCCGAGGTGTGCACGCTGCTGCGGGATCAGCCCTCGGTGCGAGTGCGCGTGATCGGCCACGCCGACGAGCAGGGCACCGCGGCGGCGAACGCGCGGCTCGGCGCGGCGCGCGCAGGTGCGGTGGCGGAGCAGCTCGTGCTGTGCGGCGTCGCGCCCGAGCGCATCGAGGCGGTCTCGTACGGCGACACCCAGCCGCTGTGCCGCGAGGACGAGAGCATCGACTGCCACGCGCGGAACCGCCGCGTGACCTTCGAGCTGCTGCGCGAGGACTGA
- a CDS encoding MXAN_6577-like cysteine-rich protein → MDASIVSCAPSEARCGDDCIDTTVDPRHCGACGNACDVGSVCVAGACEISCPAGQLECSGRCVDPRTDLAHCGGCDTACEPGLLCADGACSLTCGTGLARCATPEGTERCADLETDRAHCGACGNACDAGAICEAGACVIACPAGQVECDGACVDLALDRFHCGACGNPCDPGTVCTGGACEATCGAGLDNCDGVCRDLTTDRTNCGACGNACGAGEVCSAGTCEATCGAGTTDCGGVCRDLATDRAHCGACGMACAAGEVCSAGSCETTCGGGTTECDGVCRDLQTDRTSCGTCGNVCPAGTVCSAGACEVSCGAGTTDCGGVCRDLATDRASCGACGVACAAGEICSGGTCATSCGAGTTDCLGVCRDLDTDRANCGGCGVTCAAGEVCSAGVCETSCGTGLTDCGDVCRDLATDRLHCGGCGVACAAGEICSGGTCATTCGAGLTECGGVCRDLDTDRANCGGCGTTCDAGEVCSAGVCTLSCGGGTTDCGGICRDLESNPLHCGACASPCVAGTSCVAGTCETSCGAGLDNCGGVCRDLQTDRLSCGACGNDCASGEICDGGTCVVSCGTGLTECGGVCRDLATDRAHCGGCGIACAAGEVCSGGTCETSCGAGLTDCGGTCRDLSTDRASCGACGNACDPGEVCSGSACVVTCGAGQTNCGGTCRDLTTDRFHCGACGDACAAGEVCSSGACEVSCGGGLTECSGVCRDLATDRTSCGACGAGCDPGEVCSSGVCTVSCGAGLTECSGVCRDLTADRAHCGTCGDTCGAGEVCSGGACVVSCGAGLDECGGTCRDLTTDRLNCGACGTTCGAGEVCAGGTCTVSCGGGLENCGGVCRDVASDRLHCGACGVACDPGEVCSSGVCTVSCGAGLTECSGTCRDLDTDRLSCGACGNACDPGEVCSGGACVVSCGAGTTDCGGSCRDLTTDRLSCGACGTTCDPGEVCTASACTVSCGGGLDNCSGVCRDLETDRLNCGACGTTCDPGEACMAGTCVLSCPAGQVGCGGTCRDLLSDRLHCGGCGNACPAGQLCAGGTCMLSCGAGQMDCSGVCRDVQTDRLNCGACGNVCPAGQVCDGGACRVSCGVGLTECSGSCRDLVTDRLHCGLCGRACSAGEVCDGGVCTVSCPPGQTSCGGVCRNLATDSTSCGVCGRACLPGYVCSSGSCAITCGGGLSPCSGVCRDLWNDRLSCGACGNVCGPGQICSGGACTSSCPPGQVACPGGGACEDGTSNTCDAPTDLGTIAAGSSITTPSLSLPAAGQTEWFLVRFPLNPDFNQRGSGAPSISFAVNDGGIFRFEVRSTCAAGPSCGAALTTWAFRDSCSDTGTNCSTRNVTWATSVWIRVSRVSAGNDCRTYRLTVSR, encoded by the coding sequence ATGGACGCATCGATCGTCTCGTGCGCTCCATCCGAAGCGCGCTGCGGCGACGACTGCATCGACACCACCGTCGACCCGCGGCACTGCGGCGCCTGCGGCAACGCGTGCGACGTCGGATCGGTGTGCGTCGCCGGCGCTTGCGAGATCTCGTGCCCGGCAGGGCAGCTCGAGTGCAGCGGACGATGCGTCGATCCGCGCACCGATCTCGCGCACTGCGGCGGCTGCGACACCGCATGTGAGCCTGGCCTCCTCTGCGCCGACGGCGCGTGCAGCCTGACCTGCGGCACCGGTCTCGCGCGCTGCGCGACCCCCGAGGGCACCGAGCGCTGCGCCGATCTCGAGACCGATCGCGCGCACTGCGGCGCGTGCGGCAACGCGTGCGACGCCGGCGCGATCTGCGAGGCGGGCGCGTGTGTGATCGCGTGCCCGGCGGGCCAGGTCGAGTGCGACGGAGCGTGCGTGGATCTCGCGCTCGATCGTTTCCACTGCGGCGCGTGCGGCAACCCCTGCGATCCCGGCACCGTCTGCACCGGAGGCGCGTGCGAGGCGACGTGCGGCGCCGGGCTCGACAACTGCGACGGCGTCTGCCGCGACCTCACGACCGACCGCACGAATTGCGGCGCGTGCGGCAACGCGTGCGGCGCGGGCGAGGTCTGCTCCGCCGGCACGTGCGAGGCGACCTGCGGCGCCGGCACGACCGACTGCGGCGGCGTCTGCCGTGATCTCGCGACTGATCGCGCGCACTGCGGCGCGTGCGGCATGGCGTGCGCCGCGGGCGAGGTCTGCTCCGCGGGCAGCTGCGAGACGACCTGCGGGGGCGGCACCACCGAGTGCGACGGCGTCTGCCGCGACCTCCAGACCGACCGCACGAGCTGCGGCACCTGCGGCAACGTCTGTCCCGCCGGCACGGTGTGCAGCGCCGGCGCGTGCGAGGTGAGCTGCGGCGCAGGCACCACCGACTGCGGCGGCGTGTGTCGCGACCTCGCGACCGATCGCGCGAGCTGCGGCGCCTGCGGCGTGGCCTGCGCGGCGGGCGAGATCTGCAGCGGCGGCACCTGCGCGACGAGCTGCGGCGCAGGCACCACCGACTGCCTCGGCGTGTGCCGCGACCTCGACACCGATCGCGCGAATTGCGGCGGCTGCGGCGTGACGTGCGCCGCCGGCGAGGTCTGCTCGGCGGGCGTGTGCGAGACGAGCTGCGGCACCGGCCTCACCGACTGCGGCGACGTCTGCCGTGATCTCGCGACCGATCGCCTCCACTGCGGCGGCTGCGGCGTGGCCTGCGCGGCCGGCGAGATCTGCAGCGGCGGCACCTGCGCGACGACCTGCGGTGCCGGCCTCACCGAGTGCGGCGGCGTCTGCCGCGACCTCGACACCGATCGCGCGAACTGCGGTGGATGCGGCACCACCTGCGACGCCGGCGAGGTCTGCTCCGCGGGCGTGTGCACGCTGAGCTGCGGCGGCGGCACCACCGACTGCGGCGGGATCTGCCGCGACCTCGAGAGCAACCCGCTGCACTGCGGCGCATGCGCGAGCCCCTGCGTCGCCGGCACGTCGTGCGTCGCCGGCACCTGCGAGACGAGCTGCGGCGCCGGCCTCGACAACTGCGGCGGCGTCTGCCGCGATCTCCAGACCGATCGCCTGAGCTGCGGCGCGTGCGGCAACGACTGCGCGTCGGGCGAGATCTGCGACGGCGGCACCTGCGTCGTGAGCTGCGGCACCGGGCTCACCGAGTGCGGCGGCGTCTGTCGCGACCTCGCGACCGATCGCGCGCACTGCGGCGGCTGCGGCATCGCGTGCGCGGCCGGCGAGGTCTGCAGCGGCGGCACCTGCGAGACGAGCTGCGGCGCCGGGCTCACCGACTGCGGCGGCACCTGCCGTGATCTGAGCACCGATCGCGCGAGCTGCGGCGCGTGCGGCAACGCCTGCGATCCCGGCGAGGTCTGCTCGGGCAGCGCGTGCGTCGTGACGTGTGGCGCAGGTCAGACGAACTGCGGCGGCACCTGCCGCGATCTCACGACCGATCGTTTCCACTGCGGCGCGTGCGGCGATGCGTGCGCAGCGGGCGAGGTCTGCTCGTCCGGCGCGTGCGAGGTCAGCTGCGGCGGCGGGCTCACCGAGTGCAGCGGCGTGTGCCGAGACCTCGCGACCGATCGCACGAGCTGCGGCGCGTGCGGCGCTGGGTGCGACCCCGGCGAGGTCTGCTCGTCGGGCGTCTGCACCGTGAGCTGCGGGGCAGGCCTCACCGAGTGCAGCGGCGTGTGCCGCGACCTCACGGCCGATCGCGCCCACTGCGGCACCTGCGGCGACACCTGCGGCGCGGGCGAGGTCTGCTCGGGCGGCGCCTGCGTCGTCAGCTGCGGCGCCGGCCTCGACGAGTGCGGCGGGACCTGTCGCGATCTCACCACCGATCGCCTGAACTGCGGCGCGTGCGGCACCACCTGCGGCGCGGGCGAGGTCTGCGCCGGCGGCACCTGCACCGTGAGCTGCGGCGGCGGGCTCGAGAACTGCGGCGGCGTCTGTCGCGACGTCGCGAGCGATCGGCTCCACTGCGGCGCCTGCGGCGTCGCGTGCGATCCCGGCGAGGTCTGCTCGTCGGGCGTCTGCACCGTGAGCTGCGGCGCCGGCCTCACCGAGTGCAGCGGCACCTGCCGCGACCTCGACACCGATCGCCTGAGCTGCGGCGCGTGCGGCAACGCCTGCGACCCCGGCGAGGTCTGCTCGGGCGGCGCCTGCGTCGTCAGCTGCGGCGCGGGCACCACCGACTGCGGCGGCAGCTGCCGCGACCTCACCACCGATCGCCTGAGCTGCGGCGCGTGCGGCACCACCTGCGATCCCGGCGAGGTCTGCACCGCGAGCGCGTGCACCGTCAGCTGCGGCGGTGGCCTCGACAACTGCAGCGGCGTCTGCCGCGACCTCGAGACCGATCGCCTGAACTGCGGCGCGTGCGGCACCACCTGCGATCCCGGCGAGGCCTGCATGGCGGGGACGTGCGTGCTGAGCTGCCCCGCGGGCCAGGTCGGGTGCGGTGGCACCTGCCGCGATCTCCTGAGCGATCGCCTCCACTGCGGCGGCTGCGGCAACGCCTGCCCCGCCGGCCAGCTCTGCGCCGGCGGCACCTGCATGCTGAGCTGCGGCGCCGGCCAGATGGACTGCTCCGGCGTCTGCCGCGACGTCCAGACCGATCGCCTGAACTGCGGCGCGTGCGGCAACGTCTGCCCCGCCGGTCAGGTCTGCGACGGCGGCGCGTGCCGCGTCAGCTGCGGCGTCGGCCTCACCGAGTGCTCGGGCAGCTGCCGCGACCTCGTCACCGATCGCCTCCACTGCGGCCTGTGCGGGCGCGCCTGCAGCGCCGGTGAGGTCTGCGACGGCGGCGTGTGCACGGTCAGCTGCCCTCCGGGCCAGACGAGCTGCGGGGGCGTCTGCCGCAACCTCGCGACCGATTCCACGAGCTGCGGCGTGTGCGGCCGCGCCTGTCTCCCCGGCTACGTGTGCTCGTCCGGCAGCTGCGCGATCACCTGCGGCGGGGGCCTCTCTCCGTGCAGCGGCGTCTGCCGCGACCTCTGGAACGATCGCCTGAGCTGCGGCGCGTGCGGCAACGTCTGCGGCCCCGGCCAGATCTGCTCCGGCGGCGCGTGCACCTCCTCGTGCCCGCCGGGCCAGGTCGCGTGCCCGGGTGGCGGCGCGTGCGAGGACGGGACCTCGAACACCTGCGATGCCCCGACCGATCTCGGCACCATCGCCGCGGGCTCGTCGATCACGACGCCGAGCCTCTCGCTGCCCGCCGCCGGACAGACCGAGTGGTTCCTCGTGCGCTTCCCGCTGAACCCCGACTTCAACCAGCGCGGCAGCGGCGCGCCGTCGATCTCGTTCGCCGTGAACGACGGCGGCATCTTCCGCTTCGAGGTGCGCTCCACGTGCGCCGCCGGACCCTCGTGCGGAGCGGCGCTCACGACCTGGGCCTTCCGCGACTCGTGCTCGGACACGGGGACCAACTGCAGCACGCGCAACGTCACCTGGGCGACCTCGGTGTGGATCCGCGTGAGCCGCGTCTCGGCCGGCAACGACTGCCGCACCTACCGCCTCACGGTGTCGCGATGA
- a CDS encoding TonB-dependent receptor, producing MSGRSALAIVVLAWIAATAPARAQSLQPPQVIALAPVELDAARVAEVGASIEVRVIVDRDGRASLDHDVMEPGLRGAVEDAIARSRIAPATRDGTAIVARARVRLDVRAREVAPAPVIEPPPIEPSFRALARTTPEPTSAMILEAEEVRDLPGLQGDPFRVVETLPGVVPLLSGLPFLYVRGAPPAGTITLWDDIPVPSLFHVAAGPSTIHAARLGEMRLWPGVAPARYGRHVGGVVLGAAAPIEPRLGGEVELRLLDVNGMITVPIDRRHVVQASGRYGYPGWIVGAALPGVELDYWDYQLTADLDDGHGGHTRLIALGAYDRLRQDLTDIETLGEQSDVLLHFHRVEARHVRSLGGGAEFGAALRLGYDQSQLGEAVGVEVWSASPRLWSSFALGFARLRVGADLVASGGRIESGRSDDPAIAGALIREGAYSGARTRTAAGAYVEALLPIPGVLRLELGARIDTWVTAREVQVAPSPRARLVVHVWEGVDLHAAMGLAHQPAVLFLPLPGFADLAVDRGLQRSLQSDWGISLALPLGISLEAQGFFHYFDQVLLPDLYVQDREICVQSWCTQVELDPRARARVLGLEVLARRDGRDVSGWISYTLSEATARAHEGFEFVPGFDVRHVIQAMGRARIWEGLEIAIRVLVRSGRVVGRYFIEPTQLTAQRYEQRLPWFFRGDAEIAYAWDAGWGRLRVSLGWTNVTLSEEPIALECNHDSNGRPEAPCAVQTAPPIFLPSLGIRAEL from the coding sequence ATGTCGGGCAGGAGCGCGCTCGCGATCGTGGTGCTCGCGTGGATCGCGGCCACCGCTCCGGCGCGCGCCCAGTCGCTCCAGCCACCGCAGGTGATCGCGCTCGCCCCGGTCGAGCTCGACGCGGCACGCGTCGCCGAGGTCGGCGCGTCGATCGAGGTCCGCGTGATCGTCGATCGCGACGGTCGCGCGAGCCTCGATCACGACGTGATGGAGCCCGGGCTGCGCGGCGCGGTCGAGGACGCGATCGCGCGCTCTCGCATCGCACCGGCGACGCGCGACGGGACCGCGATCGTCGCGCGGGCGAGGGTGCGGCTCGACGTGCGAGCGCGCGAGGTCGCGCCTGCGCCGGTGATCGAGCCACCGCCGATCGAGCCCTCGTTCCGAGCGCTCGCCCGCACGACGCCGGAGCCGACGAGCGCGATGATCCTCGAGGCCGAAGAAGTGCGCGATCTCCCGGGATTGCAGGGCGATCCATTCCGTGTCGTCGAGACGCTCCCCGGCGTCGTGCCACTGCTCAGCGGGTTGCCGTTCCTCTACGTGCGCGGCGCGCCGCCCGCGGGGACGATCACGCTCTGGGACGACATCCCGGTGCCCTCGCTCTTCCACGTCGCGGCGGGGCCCTCGACGATCCACGCGGCGCGCCTCGGCGAGATGCGGCTCTGGCCCGGCGTCGCGCCCGCGCGCTACGGACGTCACGTCGGCGGCGTGGTGCTGGGCGCGGCAGCGCCGATCGAGCCGCGGCTCGGAGGCGAGGTCGAGCTGCGGCTGCTCGACGTGAACGGGATGATCACGGTGCCGATCGATCGCCGCCACGTGGTGCAGGCATCGGGTCGATACGGCTATCCAGGATGGATCGTCGGCGCAGCGCTTCCAGGCGTCGAGCTCGACTATTGGGATTACCAGCTGACTGCCGATCTCGACGACGGACACGGCGGTCACACTCGACTGATCGCGCTCGGTGCGTACGACCGATTGCGACAGGACCTCACCGACATCGAGACCCTCGGTGAGCAGTCCGACGTCCTGCTGCACTTCCATCGTGTCGAGGCGCGACACGTGCGCTCGCTCGGCGGAGGCGCGGAATTCGGGGCAGCGCTGCGGCTCGGCTACGACCAGTCGCAGCTCGGCGAGGCCGTCGGTGTCGAGGTGTGGAGCGCGAGCCCGCGCCTGTGGAGCTCGTTCGCGCTCGGCTTCGCGAGGCTGCGAGTCGGCGCGGACCTCGTCGCGAGCGGAGGACGCATCGAGTCGGGGCGCAGCGACGATCCTGCGATCGCCGGCGCGCTGATCCGCGAAGGTGCCTATTCCGGCGCGCGCACCCGGACCGCGGCGGGCGCGTACGTCGAGGCGCTGCTGCCGATCCCCGGGGTGCTGCGGCTCGAGCTCGGCGCGCGCATCGACACGTGGGTCACGGCGCGCGAGGTCCAGGTCGCGCCCTCACCGCGCGCGCGGCTGGTCGTGCACGTGTGGGAAGGCGTCGATCTGCACGCCGCGATGGGCCTGGCGCATCAGCCCGCGGTGCTCTTCCTACCCTTGCCCGGCTTCGCCGATCTCGCGGTCGATCGCGGCCTCCAGCGCTCGCTGCAGAGCGACTGGGGCATCTCGCTCGCGCTGCCGCTCGGCATCTCGCTCGAGGCGCAGGGCTTCTTCCACTACTTCGATCAGGTGCTGCTGCCCGACCTCTACGTGCAGGATCGCGAGATCTGCGTGCAGTCGTGGTGCACCCAGGTGGAGCTCGATCCGCGGGCGCGCGCGCGGGTGCTCGGCCTCGAGGTGCTCGCGCGGCGCGACGGTCGCGACGTGAGCGGATGGATCAGCTACACGCTGAGCGAGGCGACGGCGCGCGCCCACGAAGGGTTCGAGTTCGTGCCGGGCTTCGACGTGCGCCACGTGATCCAGGCGATGGGCCGCGCGCGCATCTGGGAGGGCCTCGAGATCGCGATTCGCGTGCTGGTGCGCTCGGGGCGGGTCGTCGGTCGTTACTTCATCGAGCCGACGCAGCTGACGGCCCAGCGATACGAGCAGCGACTGCCGTGGTTCTTCCGAGGCGACGCGGAGATCGCGTACGCGTGGGACGCGGGATGGGGGCGGCTGAGGGTGTCGCTCGGATGGACGAACGTGACGCTCTCCGAGGAGCCGATCGCGCTCGAGTGCAACCACGACTCGAACGGTCGCCCCGAAGCGCCGTGCGCAGTGCAGACCGCGCCCCCGATCTTCCTGCCGAGCCTGGGCATCCGCGCGGAGCTGTGA